cttgCTTTGCAAGATCAACTGAAGCTAATGCTTCTGCTTTATTCCATGTCTGGAAGAAACAAAGTTCCCTTTTGCCAGGCTACTGAAagttggaggaagaaaatacatattcacATTGAAAGTTTGAAGAGGAGGcaataaaatcaattaaaaaaaaaatcctatttacTTAACTAGGTCTTTGAGACACCTACTTTTGACAGGCCAAACTGTTGAATGAATAAAACATGTATGCTGAGTATTACCTCGGGCAGTTGTGAACCAATAGTCATTTCTATACtaacttcattttcatctctgcaCAGAATGCTCAGCTGGTGAGTTCCAATGTGCAAATGACAAGTGCATTTCTGTGACTAAAACCTGTGACGGTATAAATGACTGTGGAGACTTAAGTGATGAACTGTGCTGTAAAGGTAATTTACTTTCTTAGCTGTTTAACAaacatttcagcaaaaaaaaaaaacaacatcccCAAAGAATTAATTCTTACAGCGATGTAACAACAAAGTCTCTATTGCAAAATCACTATGTCAAGGTAAGCAAACCATAGTTTCTGTATGGGAAAGTACAAGAAAGTTCAATGACTCTATAGTTAGAGAATTATAATAACATAAATAATACAATTTTCCAAAGCAAGCAACTGATCTCTGAGGATCTGGATTCTTtctgataataataataaaaaaataataatgagatTTAGGAGGCTGTtgatacaaacaaaaacaaagaaacaaaacccaactgtATGAGAcagaattaaatacattttcaataGGGCAAAACTGACAGTAATCAAACAAAACTATGTTGTTGGTtgtgcttggttttttttttcccccaatgaACTATCTTAAACTAAAATAAGATCTTTCTTAAACTCACACATTTCAGAACATCAAGGCAGTAGAATGAGCAGAGTCAAGTATTCACTTCATTTTACACTTACAGACCCTACTTTCAGGATCTATTTATAAATAGCAAAGTCCCCCATAACATGGATATTTGATTGGGTTTGTATTTTAAGAAGCCCTCTAAGTATGTGACGTcactgaatcactgaatcaGTCCTGTGCTTTaccattttacttcttttattttacagaatgcagaaacaacagtTTCCACTGTCGATCAAATATCTGTATTCCAAATAAGAATGTGTGTAACAAAGAAGTTGACTGCCTAACAGGAGAGGATGAAGCTCAAGCTCTCTGTTCAGGTTTCCTTTtaagatgtgtttttctttcttttccttttgttatgcTGATTTAAACCTACATACTACAGAATGTGTGTTATAAAGTCATTTATCAGATtagcaaaaccaaaatgcacACAAGTATTAGTCTTTCTGATGTTATGTTACACATACTAGGAAACTAAGAAAAGGTTACAtacttttccttcccctcctacTAGAAATAAATGGCAAGAAAACTAAGggacagaagaaacagattatGTTTTAGGAGGCTGAAAACAGATTATGACTTTTGCATACATGGACATCTATCAAACTGGTATCCTGtttttgggaagaaaatgtaGATGGAGCAAGCAAGAATATCTCCTTTGTGTATAAGGAATTAATTTAACTAGTTTGTTAATATAATAGTTCATCTGTACTGTTCTCCTTACCATTGATAataccttgttttgttttgaacttaGAATATTTTAGATAAGAGACAAAGTCTAAAGCcaaaaagtaaacattttcgGTACATGGTAATTGGTAAAAGTAAACTGAACCCTAAAAGTAAACATTACTGTCAGTAATATGAGAACAGAGCCAATCCCCAGCCTCCATTTAGGAAGTGAATTCAATGGGtattttgtttgaataaaaGCTGACAAACCAGATTCAGGAGGAATTTAGTTTACCTCTTGTGTTGAATACCATCCCTTACTCTGATAAAGGAGGCACAGagtacagagcagcagcatctaaattggaaatttaaaaatatatatccttTTACCTTTTTACCTAATGCTCCTCTGGGCTTTAGAAAGCTCCAAAAGACTGATGgagcaggaagagaaatttCTGGTGTTTCCCAGTAGAGGAGAGCAATCTATtgctttagaaattaaaataaaacaaaacaaaacaaaacaaaataaaataaaataataaaataaaataaaataaaataaaataaaataaaataaaataaaataaaataaaataaggccATTTCACAGGGTTTCTTTGCAGAATGGTCCTCTGgacaagaaaataagattagATATCATGTAGTGATAAATGAGTGTCTGCTGGATGCAGGTCATTTGTAAGATGTGGCAGCTGAGTAGAaaagtagagaagaaaagaaacagcaggcACCGTGCTTACAGAGTATTTCTGTCCATGTGAAATGCTATGTATCTATCCAGCTAAAAACTTACCATGATTCTGGTACACAACCAAACATTCAAGTTACAGAACAATATAAATATTAGTAACTGTTCTTAGTATTCTATTATTTCTCTACAGGCAAAGTGAAACATGATGAGAATCACAGTATGGATGCAGGTAAGTAACCTCCCCACAAACCACTGCATACCCTCTTTTTAGTGGCTTCTAGCTACCAGCCAGTTGGACAGACATGCAACACTCAGATACATGGACTTTGTGGCTTAGTAGTACACAGCCTGGGGCTTAACTATTTAACTAGCTTTCCACTAATCTCAACCACAACAATAATAATTCATCCTGCCTCAGGATCCGCATCTGTACGTATCAGCAATGGATAAACTCTAAGCAAGTCTATGGCAACTGCTTTGAGATTTACCTGAATGCTGtcagcaatggaaaataaagaaaaataacgTGATACTAAGGCAGAAGTAACTgtcaaagcaaaaacagatgTAACATTCTGGGtcttctgccttcctgcaaCTTCAGCTACTTGCATACTCACAGCACTCATGATTTCAAGGTAAAGATAAGACTGTCTCCAAATAGAGTGAATGAATGCTTGAATTCTGAGACACCTtcttttttgttaaagaaagaaaactggcaAAGACGTTCCTTCCCCAAATAAACTGCGGAGTTGTAAATCACACATTAACCCGACGGAAAAGAATCATAGGTGGACAAACTGcaagaaaggtaaaaaataacaacagccttccctcccccccccccacctccccacacAACCAAACCTTACAAATATAGGCTCATGTGTTCATTCAATAACAATTTAAATGGTCGTTATTGTCCTTCTGttaaaatgtacagaaataacaaaatctgTTGCATCATAAATTTCATGTTTTACATTAGTAGCAGCAACACACTGGAAGAATATAAATAGAAGCACAGTTCATAAGATAAAACACCAAGCTACAAAATACAGCATTACCGTGCAAGTACGCATTGAAAATGATTCAGCAAAATACTTAATACTACAGCTACATAtgataattataataataaatgtaatgcTTGATCATACCAGGTCAGATCctccttctgtgttttttttcaggagcTTCTTGACAGAaagttgggggggggagaggagacACTGCATAATGTCATAATGTCAGGAGACAACAAAGTTACTGTAGTTTAGAATACAGAGGCTTTATATGAGAGCCCAAATTACAGACAATTTCTTAATAGCAGATTTAGTCAAGAAGATGAAGTGATATGGTGTTTCCCTTTATGCACGAAAAATAGCACAATGATTTCATATTATTTGGGTTTCTGTCATTTTAATAGGGTGAATTCCCTTGGCAAGTGGCAATTAAAGACAGTGGCAATGAAGGTACAACAGTGTACTGTGGAGGGGTTTATATTGGTGGCTGCTGGGTTCTGACTGCTGCACACTGTGTCAGGTAAAAGCAACAACCcgagagaaattatttctttgcaaagcagaaaagatgaatcTGTGTATTATTGCTCTTCACAGCTACTTGATTGCTAATTCTTACTTGCCCATTCAATAAAACAACTAAAATTGCTGATTTGCTCACATTAACAATGGGAGGGATTCAAAGACAAAGTATTTTGTCAGTGAGCAAAAGAGTAATTCTGAGTTACCTCCTCTCAGCACTGGGGAGGCCCAGCACCTGCCCCCCAAGAATATCCCTCGTGCCACTTATTCCCCAGAGTCAGCAGGAGTGGGCAGGAAAGACCTGCTGAGCCCGGCGTTCCATGTGTATTTGTTCACTCTTCTTTCACCTCCTATCAGAGGCATAAgccttgctttctctttgtgaGGGCACTAAACACACTGGTCTTTGCTACTGTCTTTCTCTATTAACTTCAGGACTCAGCACTAAGTGTCACCAGCCTTCTACTTGCTTCAGAACAACCTGGACATACAAGTCCAGGAAGAAACTATATGTATGTAATATGAATTTTTATTCTACAAAAACtttgataaaaggaaaaaataatatgacTAATTGAAACACACAGCGCTTGCGTGAGGTaccaaaacatattttattccattggttttttttccagtgcaacTCGAGTTCATCTATACCGTGTCTGGATTGGGCTGTTGGATACAATACGGTATGACACAGAGACAGACACTTACAGACTAAAGCAACTGATAATCCACGAGAAATACAATGCTGCAACGTATGAAAATGACATCgctctgctggagctgaaaGGTCATGGAAAAGGAGAGTGCTCCCTGAAATACAGCATACCTGCCTGCATCCCCTGGTCAGAGCATATGTTCAAGGCTGGAGATAAATGCAAGGTTTCTGGATGGGGACTAGAGAAAGGTATTTGATTCAGTGCTTACTACCAGAATGTATAACTTTTTATCTGTGTGTTTCAAACAGTGATCAGCTCTCatactgaaaatgctgaagagtGGTGCACGCAAAGCACTTGCAAGAGGCTGAGCACAGCAAACACAGGCTGTTGGCATTTGGCTGTCAGTTCTCTTTTTTGTACTGCTTCCTCTCTTGTTCCAGTGAGTTGGTTTGGAGGACACCTCTGTTTTGAGAACTAACCTGATAAAAGGCAATGCTGGTTTGCAGCTTTATCTGCAGCCTGACTCCACTGCAGCACACTTGtgtcagcacagtgcagcaagggagcaggaaggagatgaCAAGAGTAAGACAGCAGCATTCAAACAACACATGCATAAGCAAGAACATTATTTGTTGTGCTGCTCCTGTACACGCTTCTCAAAGGAGACCAGAGCCGTTTAATACCTCTGAGACATCCAGAAGAAGTGGCTGTAATTACCAGTCTCATATTTATCTTAGCTGTGCAAACCTGGTACCAGTATTTAACACATGGCTCATGGTCACAGCCAGACATCTGTGCTCTGCCCAAATGGATCTGAGTTGCAACCAGAAGTTACAAAGCTCAGCACATCTCATCTCAGCCACGTATGGGTTCAACCTAGAGAAGGACAGGCCCAATGCAGTCACGCTTTCAGAGCCTTGGGAAGCACTTGTTTTGTATTACAAAATGACTGCAGCCTGGCATAAAAGCCAGTCCATAAACCAAATACAAAGTTAAGAATTACCAgcaaacagagaacaaaacagggCCTCTCCTTAACCCTGTACTACATAGCTCACCTGTATCCGCAAGTCCCAGTCCTCACATCTTTCTGAGAAAGAGAGGTAGCAGTGATGATCAAAGGCATTTCtccatttcacagaaaacaatagACTGATCTCCCAGCGTTTGGAAACCCTGGTATggaaaacatggggaaaaaattagaaaataacaaagggAAGGAGtaaaaatcaccaaaaaaaaagaagctactGCATTTAATACTGCAATTTaaccattttgcttttattttgaaatatatggGCAATAGGTGGCAATGGATGTAGGGTGAATGTTAGCAGCAGTTGAAGGAACCTGGTTTATAATATTTAAGATTACATTCAATAGATAAGCAAATCTCTAACTTTCAATTTATGATATTAAAAGTGTTTCATACACATTTATCAGCTTTATAAATTTAAAGcgtattattttcttttccaggttaTACCAAACAATATGTGCTCAAATGGGGAAATGtcaatttatttcagaattgtTCTGAAATGTATCCAGGACGATTTTTACCAAAAATGGCGTGTGCAGGCAAGTATGAATTTTCTTACTATAATTTCTTTACCATCGTGCACACAGCTTTTAAGGTCTGACATATTGGCCGAGAATCTTTTAGACTTGGAAAATGCAATAAACCAAATGCAAGGACACCGTCATTAGCAAAGCATTAGCCACTGGAGCCTACAGTAACCTGTTGTTATCTATCTAATTATAAACAGTTATGGTGATAGTCAGCCAAGTTTCAGCGATTATGGGCAAATTTCAGCACACAGTTGGAGTCATGTTTTCTAAACACACAAGCACTTTACAGCCCACTGAACTTCCTCCCACCTCTATTTTATTCTGGTTCAGGAACATATTAAAGCAAATGCCTTTTTTGGAGCACATTCACAGTGCTATTGACTAGCGTGTGACTATTCATCTGCTGAGATATTCTCTACCACTAAACCACACCCCAGGAAAAATACTATAAACTTTTCAAACAAAGATTAGTCTGGCCAGGAAACTGGTTGTCATTCCTAATGctaaaataagcattttgagtacacatttttgcttttcaagtaaCAAAAGGCATTGCCAAACACACGTCTTAAAGAGCAATGAGTTTTCAACTTACAGGACAGATCGTTTCAACCATTCTTTAACTCTGAAGGCAGTATTTAAACAAACTAcataaataacaaagcaaatcaaaactGGATATAAAAGCTTAACCATTTGTGAATAAATTCAGTACAATGAGAATGCAGACACAAATTTTGGAATTAAGGACTGGTATCTGCTGGAGTTGCTGATACAAGGTAACAAGGCAACTAAGTCTACCTATATGGGATTAGTCTTTCCAATCCTGAAACATTCACAAAACTCTTTCTCAGTGATGTAGAGACTCAAAAACGAGGTTACATGTTTAAAAACACAGGGAGTCTTGCTTAGTATGGGTTCCTTCATACTAGGTCAATCAACCAAGTAGAAATAAAGGAGTTAAAGACGTCTTTACACACTTCTACTGAATCTACGGGACAAAGCATAAATTGTATTCCAACTCTCTAGCAAGTTTGGGCCAATATCatattctttcctctttatttatttttaattatttatttttacaaccACTACATTTGCTAAATTGGAAACAAGTAGCTTCAAAACCCCAGGAACTTGTAGAGAGCACCATGGTCTGTATGTTGTGTCTCAGAGCTGTCACCTGGTACTCCAGAGGGTCCACACTTCAAGTGCTGTATCTGCAAGGGCTCAGTTAAAGACAATTGCACTCTCTTGTATCCCATCATTCACATACTATCCTTGCACCTGCCCACCTTTTGCCATAGAGCTTGTAGAGCAATTAATTTTGAGGTTTCAGCTTCTGCATAGCTCAGATGAAATTGGCCAATGTATTACTGGGTAGAGAGGACATCAATAGCAGACGTAGAGGAACGTGCATATTATGATAGCTTAATTTCCAGAGGGATCAGTCTAATAATCTTCTTACCCTTTTCTTCTACCTTCTGTCCTCTATTTATAACCTACTTTTGATAGTTTAATATACAATACGTCTGAATTCTTCTCTGCTAAACAGGGTACAAGAAGCACATTCCTCACATGAAAGATTTGGGGCCAGCCAAAATTATAAAGAGGGGGTCCacacttcaaaataattaaaaagtagCAGACCAAAGAGGTTTGGAACTTCCAGTAGTAGTGACTGTTAGGCATATGTGTCAGGAAGTGACATGGATCTAAAAAGCCTCCTGAGCTCTACTTTGTGTGCTAGTTAGCACATAAACTTACTTTTGTGTTGCTGAtgtttcccccttcctccccctccccttttgcTGCAGGTACTTATGATGGCTCCATTGACAGCTGCAAAGGTGATTCAGGAGGTCCCTTGGTCTGTTTTGATGCAGAAAACGTGGCGTATGTCTGGGGTGTTGTGAGTTGGGGTGAAAACTGTGGGGAGGCCGGTCACCCTGGTGTCTACACACAAGTTGCCAGCTATTACGACTGGATTAGCCACCATGTGACGAGGAGTCTCATTTCACGGTATAATATCTGAAGCTCAGGCAACTAAAAACTTGTTATTATCCACGCAGAAATGAACACTAGTCCATTTTAACAATAGCAGCCATGTACCTAAGCAACTATTTGTATGAATCTTGAAATAACAGAGCTTGAAAACGTTCAGCTCTCTACAAATACAGTTTTACAGAAGTCTGTACAAAAGACTTTTACATTCATATAAGTAAAAAATTATCTAATAAAAACACGTTTACTGCAGGGAAATTCAAGTatctgtctttttgttgttatttctttctctctccccacaTTTCACAACACATTTCagtagtaatttattttaaatggacaACAATACTGAAAGCAGTGGTCAGAAAACAACCGCACTGGCAATACGTGAATGTGACAGAAAGGACAGCAACCACAGAATGTAAAAGCAATTCCATCATATCAGGGTATGGGTCATTAGAAACTCTCAGGATGCTGCTTTGCTGGGCAGTTGATTCTTTAGGCCTACTAAGGAATTTAACTTCAGACCATCTGTTGACTGATGGATTGAACATGACTGTGAGATGTGTTATAAGTTACTCAAGCAGAAGCTTCCTGCACCAACAGACACAAGCACAAAACAGTAACACAGAAAAACCACATCCTTACAGGGGCCTGATCCTGCACTATGCAGACATGGGAAGTTTGGCCGTGCAGCTATTCAAAACGTTACCCACGAACAGAATGATGTGGAAGGTCCGCTAGGCCCTGAGTTCATGTGGAAAGTTCTGACTCTTTTAAAAGCCTTGTCGTTGGCCTTTTGATCGGTACAAATGACATCGGGACCATTTCAGTGCTGTCCAACTGTGCAAAAGGGACGGGCACTTTCCAGGATAGGTGCGGCAAGAGCTCCCTCTTCTGTCTGTCTGACAACATCTGCTAACAGCTTTTCCTATTTCTCCAGTTAACAATAACGAACGGAAAagactgaagaggaaaaacaaacaaacagaagcccAGACACGCAGCAGCATTTACCAGCTACTTTTGCTCCCGCCTGTAGATCCAGAAGCCTTTCGGTGCTCTTTTGTATTTCCCGTCTTCTGCAGTTACCTGTGCCCTAAAGTCCCACCATGGCTAGATTTTGAGCATTTCCACACCAAACCATGACAGCACGTCACAAAACAAGGCGTTCGTAACAGAAATCGAAACGATTCCCGTGTGGTTCCACCCCGCCTCACCTAAGAAGCGCAGAACGCGGTGTTAGAGCAAAGGGCTCACGGGGTGCCACTCTCAGCACCCCCCAACGTTGGGCTTTCGGTGCCGTTACCTGAAAGCGAATCGCTCCGCTCCCAGCACCTCACACAGCAACTCGGGGCCACTATCAGACGCCAGCTGAGCTCCCCGGTAGGCCGCGCCCTGCCCGCAGTCCCGCCCAGCCGTGGGGGCGGTGTCGGCGGGGCCGATGGCGGCGGGCCGGGCGGTGCGTGCGGAGCGCTGCGGCCGCACGGCGGGGGCTTAGCGAGCGGCtggcggggcggggcgcggcTCGGCGGGCATGGCCCGcgccctgctgctgctgctgctgcccctgctgATGGCGGGTACCTGGGTGGGACCGCGGCCGCCGGCGGCCCGGAGCCAGGAGGCGCCACAGACCCCAGATTGGAGGATGACGCTGAAAACCATCCGGAACGGCGTGCACAAGATCGACGTGTACCTCAACGCGGCGCTCGACCTCCTGGGCGGCGAGGACGGCCTCTGCCAGTACAAATGCAGCGACGGTGAGTGAGGCGGGCGGGTGGGCGTGCGGGACCCTTCCAATAGCTGTCTGTAGCTCCAGGAGCGGGCTTCAATGTGCCGTCCTGCCCCGCGGCCTTACTGGCCTCCACCCGGCAGGCTGAGCCCGGGCAGCGCTGTTCTTCCTGCCGGAGGGTTGCAAAGTTTAAGCTGAAAACATCAGAGTAGCGTTCTTGATTGCATATAAAGCACCTCAGAGTAAGATCGTTCATTCTTCAAAGAACCTCTGGGTTTTATTAATGTAACCCTCTATGGGATGTATCAGTTTTAGTCACAcgaggctttttttgttttcttttttaagcttgAGATCTGAAGTGAATATTTGCTCAGGTGCCttcttttattactttgttattatttatttggtgCTGAGTTCTCTTAGTTTGGTAGGAATTGTTCACATTCAGGTGCTCACATCAGACATGCAGCTGGTGCTGTCTGAGGCCCAGCAGAACACCTGGGTTGTGTTTTGACAGTGtgaaaaatctggaaaaaaatctctttaaaacaCTAGAAATGATCTTTTTCAGGATCCAAGCCCTTCCCTCGCTATGGATATAAGCCTTCACCACCAAGTGGTTGTGGATCACCTCTATTTGGAGTTCATGTAAGTCCATTCGGGGGTTTCTGTGGGTGTGTGCTTTTTAATACGCTGACATTCCTTGAGGTGGGTGATGTTTCTCCTCCCGCCTTCTAAGGATGAGACAGCACCTGTGTTCTATGTCCCTGCTTTTATTAGCTCCAGCACATGCTTTGGCAACAACACATGGAAAATGTTAGTGTTAGAGGTAAACACGGCATAAACATTTTCACTGTCAACATTTATAGCAACTAACTGCTCTACTGGGTCTGATATTGATGGAGTTAACTGTCTTCCTAACAGCCTATGCCATGTTTGTGATTTGGGGCTAAACCAGCATTGATAACACATCGCCAATGTCTGCTGTTGAGCAGTGCTTGTTTAGCACAGCACTAAGAATTGCTCTTGTTTTGTCATTGTGCCCAGTGAGTAGGCTGAGTCTGggcaaggagctgggaggggacacagcTGGGACAGCTGACTCAGAGAAGCCAAAGGGATGTTCCCTACCTGTGTAACATCACACTTGGCAGTACAACTGAACTGGATAGAGAAGGGGCAGAGAGAAAGGGGCTGGTTTCTGAGGGACAGGCTGGGCACGAGGCTGCTCCGGGGGGTTCCTGAGTGACTACTTTTGTGTGGCttattttgagtgttttttcccttttctgctcACTTATTAAACTTCTGTCTAGAACTAcgcattttcttgtttctgacCTTCCTGTATTTTCCCCTGACCTGTGAGGGGGCAGGGGTTAAGCAGGCAACTATGCGGGTATTTGGCTGCTAGCTGGGGTCAAACCAGCACAGCTTACTGGAGGTGAACAGCAAACTACAGTGATAAATGAATGACAGCTGCTGACTGCATTAGTTTAGTTTTCTAACTTTTATACTCTTCTCATGTTCATAgactctttcatttctgtctcatACATTACTAATGGTGCA
This region of Coturnix japonica isolate 7356 chromosome 4, Coturnix japonica 2.1, whole genome shotgun sequence genomic DNA includes:
- the CFI gene encoding complement factor I produces the protein MRVVAVFLVSFSLFSFCRAQNAASNSTEEAFSYIEPAQPVEQDGQPAEQDTYLIEECLSNKYTHKSCKKVFCHPWERCVEGKCHCKLPYQCPKNGTSVCSTTGKHFHTYCHLKSYECQRPETKFLNKGKCASTEKFKISLVYKDSHLLQVKPVNNEDLFVCDSMWTMNEANVACRHLGFELGAEYYHTDYSITEPSHCFQITCRGLETSLAECYIEKKLRASNEGFVGLQCQKALRECSAGEFQCANDKCISVTKTCDGINDCGDLSDELCCKECRNNSFHCRSNICIPNKNVCNKEVDCLTGEDEAQALCSGKVKHDENHSMDAERKLAKTFLPQINCGVVNHTLTRRKRIIGGQTARKGEFPWQVAIKDSGNEGTTVYCGGVYIGGCWVLTAAHCVSATRVHLYRVWIGLLDTIRYDTETDTYRLKQLIIHEKYNAATYENDIALLELKGHGKGECSLKYSIPACIPWSEHMFKAGDKCKVSGWGLEKGYTKQYVLKWGNVNLFQNCSEMYPGRFLPKMACAGTYDGSIDSCKGDSGGPLVCFDAENVAYVWGVVSWGENCGEAGHPGVYTQVASYYDWISHHVTRSLISRYNI
- the PLA2G12A gene encoding group XIIA secretory phospholipase A2; protein product: MARALLLLLLPLLMAGTWVGPRPPAARSQEAPQTPDWRMTLKTIRNGVHKIDVYLNAALDLLGGEDGLCQYKCSDGSKPFPRYGYKPSPPSGCGSPLFGVHFDIGIPLMTKCCNHHDRCYDTCGNKKNDCDEQFQTCLSKICRDVQKTLGISENVQACESIVQLLFDAVIHLGCKPYLDSQRASCMCRYEEKTDL